Proteins encoded within one genomic window of Drosophila willistoni isolate 14030-0811.24 chromosome XL unlocalized genomic scaffold, UCI_dwil_1.1 Seg141, whole genome shotgun sequence:
- the LOC6649000 gene encoding solute carrier family 25 member 40 — MPPEPETNSEDLRHLNDPLRLPTSVLSEDPRYRIKPMQQVMSALFGGLITTFVVTPLEVVKTRVQTQHTVPKRPTVSKLCYVFHNGLMTHVCKPNANECIPKPGKPPTNLRPLRGAMDAFMKIICTNGIGGLWSGLSPTLVSALPSTIIYFLTYEYLKNSFGNLYFMCQQSAQASDVSTKSGSSNTDTVESATMPVPAVVPMAAGICSRTVVVTAITPIEMIRIKMQSGYMTYAELWRVLGSLIRTQGFLGLWRGWPPTVMRDAPFSGTYWAAYESMKRAFNVTEPTFGFSFLTGAVAGALATWVTMPFDLITTHTQIELGQDVLHSDSMAKGKATGGAGVGPAVSTAPGARPSVFNRLGHIYRQQGLRGLYVGVMPRMLRVVPACAIMISTFEYSKAFFFHYNLDLKETGYRRRAY, encoded by the exons ATGCCACCTGAGCCGGAAACGAATAGTGAGGATCTTCGACATTTGAACGATCCGTTGCGCCTGCCCACATCGGTGCTAAGCGAAGATCCAAGATATCGCATCAAGCCCATGCAACAGGTTATGTCCGCGCTTTTTGGTGGCCTAATCACAACGTTTGTCG TGACACCGTTGGAGGTGGTTAAGACCCGTGTTCAAACACAGCACACTGTACCCAAGCGCCCGACAGTGTCCAAGCTATGCTATGTATTCCACAATGGCCTAATGACACACGTCTGCAAACCAAATGCCAACGAATGCATTCCCAAGCCTGGCAAACCTCCAACCAATTTGCGTCCATTGCGCGGTGCCATGGATGCCTTCATGAAGATTATTTGTACCAACGGTATCGGCGGTCTTTGGTCGGGACTAAGTCCAACTCTAGTGTCGGCCCTGCCATCGACCATTATTTACTTCCTGACCTATGAGTATCTGAAGAATTCGTTCGGAAATTTGTACTTTATGTGCCAGCAGAGTGCTCAGGCTTCTGATGTCTCCACTAAGAGTGGTAGTAGTAATACGGATACAGTGGAATCGGCAACGATGCCTGTCCCAGCAGTAGTGCCGATGGCTGCTGGCATTTGTTCACGCACTGTTGTTGTTACCGCCATAACACCCATCGAAATGATACGGATTAAAATGCAATCGGGGTACATGACATATGCTGAATTGTGGCGAGTGTTGGGCTCTCTGATACGCACTCAAGGGTTTTTGGGTTTGTGGCGTGGCTGGCCACCGACAGTAATGCGAGATGCTCCCTTTTCGGGCACATATTGGGCGGCATATGAGTCTATGAAGCGAGCCTTCAATGTGACAGAACCGAcatttggttttagttttttaacaGGAGCAGTCGCCGGGGCG CTAGCTACTTGGGTGACAATGCCCTTTGATTTGATTACCACTCATACACAAATTGAGTTGGGCCAGGATGTGCTCCACTCCGACAGCATGGCAAAGGGTAAGGCAACAGGCGGAGCAGGAGTGGGTCCGGCTGTTAGTACTGCTCCAGGAGCACGACCCTCAGTTTTTAATCGCTTGGGCCACATCTATCGTCAGCAAGGATTACGCGGTCTTTACGTTGGTGTAATGCCGCGCATGTTGCGCGTCGTTCCAGCCTGCGCCATTATGATATCCACATTTGAATATAGTAAAGCTTTCTTTTTCCATTACAATCTGGATCTTAAGGAGACGG GCTATCGCCGGCGGGCATATTGA
- the LOC6648999 gene encoding solute carrier family 25 member 40 isoform X2: MSESAVERCKASAGSRTNTMTDPRFRIRPLQQVASACTGAMITACFMTPLDVIKTRLQTQQSLMLSQKCFLYCNGLMDHICPCGPNSGPAKPATHFSGTIDAFIKISRSEGIGSLWSGLSPTLISALPSTIIYFVAYEQFKARFADLHYKYLNQSSGSSSDISMLVPLTAGVAARVLAVTCVSPVEMIRTKMQSQKMSHAEMLSSVRQVVQSQGILGLWRGLPPTILRDVPFSGIYWTSYEYLKSSFNVVEPSFGFSFMAGAISGSVAATITTPFDVIKTHDQIEFGEKFIFSDNPQPPPRSTAITRSILDRLASIYRLGGIGGIFAGLGPRLFKVAPACAIMISTFEYGKSFFYHYNVDQHNELIKGQEGATPLLISSSISSTSYSESMDK, encoded by the exons ATGTCGGAGTCAGCGGTGGAGAGATGCAAAGCCAGTGCCGGAAGTAGGACAAACACCATGACTGATCCTAGATTCCGCATTCGCCCACTGCAACAGGTTGCCTCGGCATGTACAGGAGCCATGATAACCGCCTGTTTCA TGACACCGTTGGATGTGATAAAGACGCGTCTACAGACTCAACAATCGCTTATGCTCTCACAGAAATGTTTCCTATATTGCAATGGTCTCATGGACCACATTTGTCCATGCGGACCGAATTCAGGTCCGGCTAAACCAGCAACGCACTTCTCCGGCACAATT GATGCATTCATTAAAATCAGTCGCAGTGAGGGTATTGGGTCTCTCTGGTCTGGCCTTAGTCCCACGTTGATATCCGCCCTCCCATCGaccattatatattttgtggcCTATGAACAGTTTAAGGCTCGCTTCGCCGACCTCCACTACAAGTATCTTAACCAGTCGTCGGGCTCAAGCTCAGACATATCTATGTTGGTCCCCCTTACGGCTGGAGTGGCAGCACGCGTACTGGCTGTGACATGTGTTAGTCCTGTCGAAATGATTCGCACCAAAATGCAATCACAGAAGATGAGCCATGCCGAAATGCTTAGCTCTGTACGACAGGTGGTTCAATCTCAGGGTATTCTAGGCCTGTGGCGTGGTTTGCCCCCCACCATTCTAAGAGATGTTCCCTTTTCGGGAATTTATTGGACATCATATGAGTACCTGAAGAGCAGCTTCAATGTTGTAGAGCCCTCGTTTGGTTTCAGTTTCATGGCCGGTGCTATTTCGGGATCG GTAGCTGCTACTATAACCACACCGTTTGATGTGATCAAGACACACGACCAAATCGAATTTGGTGAGAAATTCATATTCTCAG ATAATCCCCAACCGCCGCCCCGGTCAACAGCCATCACCAGATCTATTTTAGATCGCCTGGCAAGCATTTATCGACTTGGTGGCATCGGTGGCATATTCGCTGGGCTGGGGCCACGTCTATTTAAGGTGGCACCTGCCTGTGCCATTATGATTTCTACATTTGAGTATGGAAAATCATTTTTCTATCACTACAATGTTGACCAGCACAATGAATTGATTAAGGGTCAAGAAGGAGCGACACCACTTCtaatcagcagcagcatttcCAGCACATCCTATTCAGAATCCATGGACAAGTAG
- the LOC6648828 gene encoding glycosylphosphatidylinositol anchor attachment 1 protein has protein sequence MGLLSDPSLPTQNKFVVSLAKHVRKLCYAIYLLGVVWFCCLALPEFNHSTYLSENALSPGLVYPEIRIDAHRLAVQLLEELQRERQDHRSTTPHAWIAAKFRELGLETHIHNYTLRYPFGGGKEFHGKNVYGILRAPRIGSTEGVVFSAPYRAPSSVHVDLAPSVPLLMAFADFARRKNYWAKDLIFLVTEQEQLGMQAWLEAYHEGDRSDDGLSANKYLWAGNLPARAGSLQAALNIEVQDLSDIEYVDVKIEGLNGKLPNLDMFNLVQRIMAKEGLTSGYKQAHKQQLLKKRRRQSSSNYELNLQRMVTMLLSQSSGVPTGNHGLFHRYRIDALTITASKRQQSHHKSNSNSAAALLKAIEGIARSLNNLLERFHQSFFFYVIINNDRYISIGDYMPALMAMVASIFIKAYLTWSSLASAGKPTPYGSVMIYLTASLMIGYLGNVLPLQPYFLELPLSAAPLTTCTVASLTIIGIVMPFVVILPPGGLELLHIALLLIYGCSLIVIGLLNFALGFFVGLVTVPLIIALNPIEQQKTNPLSFITFLLNPLIVIYGIVLVMTFYQFPELSIQNILLRAASASMDASAFALIDSVIYGNWLYFAVCTAFLPLWIVTWSLALSKRRLIFRHIDEDMEDLDEIDGLLEEDAADQNKLKTN, from the exons ATGGGTTTACTTTCGGATCCTTCGTTGCCCAcccaaaataaatttgtagtCAGCCTTGCCAAGCATGTGCGGAAGTTATGCTACGCCATATATTTATTGGGCGTCGTCTGGTTCTGTTGCTTGGCCCTTCCCGAATTTAACCATAGCACATATCTATCCGAGAACGCCCTCTCGCCAG GCTTGGTCTATCCAGAGATACGTATAGATGCACATCGTTTGGCCGTACAACTGCTGGAGGAATTGCAACGCGAGCGTCAGGATCATAGATCAACAACGCCGCACGCTTGGATAGCGGCAAAGTTCCGTGAATTAGGTCTAGAGACGCACATTCATAATTATACGTTGCGCTATCCATTCGGTGGTGGCAAAGAGTTTCATGGAAAGAATGTCTATGGCATATTAAGAGCACCGCGCATTGGTTCTACTGAGGGCGTGGTCTTCTCTGCCCCATATCGTGCACCCAGTTCGGTGCATGTGGATTTGGCACCAAGTGTGCCATTATTAATGGCATTTGCTGACTTTGCCAGAC GCAAAAACTATTGGGCGAaggatttaatatttttggtCACCGAGCAAGAACAATTGGGCATGCAGGCTTGGCTAGAGGCCTATCATGAGGGTGATAGATCTGATGATGGGCTTTCGGCCAACAAGTACTTGTGGGCTGGGAATTTACCAGCCCGCGCTGGTTCTCTGCAAGCAGCTCTTAATATAGAAGTCCAGGATCTTAGTGATATCGAATATGTCGATGTGAAGATTGAGGGACTCAATGGGAAATTACCAAATTTGGATATGTTCAATCTGGTGCAAAGAATAATGGCCAAGGAGGGGCTCACTTCGGGCTACAAGCAGGCACATAAGCAGCAACTGTTAAAGAAAAGACGACGTCAATCATCATCCAACTATGAACTGAATTTGCAACGCATGGTCACAATGTTATTGAGTCAAAGCTCTGGTGTGCCCACTGGTAATCATGGACTCTTTCATCGTTATCGCATCGATGCTCTTACCATAACGGCCAGCAAGAGGCAACAGAGTCACCACAAATCAAACTCAAATTCAGCTGCAGCCCTGCTAAAGGCCATTGAGGGCATTGCAagaagtttaaacaatttgcttGAGCGTTTCCATCAGAGTTTCTTCTTCTATGTGATTATTAATAATGATCGTTATATATCAATTGGCGATTATATGCCTGCTCTAATGGCCATGGTGGCCAGTATTTTTATCAAGGCATATTTAACTTGGTCTAGCCTTGCATCAGCGGGCAAACCCACGCCCTATGGCTCTGTGATGATATATCTAACTGCCAGTCTAATGATTGGGTATTTAGGAAATGTTCTGCCATTGCAACCATATTTTCTGGAATTACCATTAAGTGCAGCTCCACTTACGACCTGCACCGTGGCCTCGCTGACCATTATTGGTATAGTAATGCCCTTTGTAGTCATTTTACCACCAGGTGGCTTGGAGTTACTTCACATTGCTCTCCTGCTCATCTATGGCTGCTCACTGATAGTTATCGGCTTGCTAAACTTTGCACTGGGCTTCTTTGTGGGATTGGTTACAGTACCGCTGATCATAGCCCTGAATCCAATAGAGCAACAGAAAACCAATCCATTGTCCTTTATCACATTCCTACTGAATCCTCTTATTGTGATCTATGGCATTGTTCTAGTTATGACGTTCTATCAGTTTCCCGAACTATCCATTCAGAATATATTGCTTAGAGCAGCTTCAGCTTCAATGGATGCCTCCGCTTTTGCACTAATTGATTCTGTG ATCTATGGCAATTGGTTATATTTTGCCGTTTGTACAGCATTTCTACCCTTATGGATTGTCACCTGGAGTTTGGCTTTAAGTAAGAGACGTCTTATCTTTAGGCATATTGATGAGGATATGGAGGATCTAGACGAAATAGATGGATTACTTGAAGAAGACGCTGCAGACCAAAACAAGTtaaaaactaactaa
- the LOC6649001 gene encoding heat shock protein beta-6 isoform X1: MAEANKRNIPIKMGDFSVIDTEFSSIRERFDSEMRKMEEEMAKFRHELMNREANFFESTSSTKKTTTTTSSTTNSALPSRVPSKQQNYVSDISSPLIQDEGDNKVLKLRFDVSQYAPEEIVVKTVDQKLLVHAKHEEKSDTKSVYREYNREFLLPKGVNPESIRSSLSKDGVLTVDAPLPALTAGETLIPIAHK, translated from the exons atggccGAAGCTAATAAGAGAAATATTCCCATCAAAATGGGTGACTTCAGCGTTATCGACACGGAATTCAGCAGCATACGCGAACGTTTCGATTCCGAGATGCGTAAAATGGAGGAGGAGATGGCCAAGTTCCGTCACGAATTGATGAATCGTGAGGCCAATTTCTTTGAATCAACCAG CTCTACtaaaaaaactacaacaacaaccag CTCAACAACAAACTCGGCGCTGCCATCACGAGTCCCATCCAAGCAACAGAACTATGTTTCCGATATTAGTTCACCCTTAATACAGGATGAGGGCGATAATAAAGTATTGAAATTGCGTTTCGATGTTAGTCAATATGCCCCAGAGGAAATTGTTGTCAAGACGGTCGATCAGAAACTTTTG GTGCATGCCAAGCATGAGGAGAAATCGGACACAAAGAGTGTATATAGGGAATATAATCGTGAATTTTTACTGCCCAAGGGTGTTAATCCCGAGTCGATCAGATCGTCCCTAAGCAAGGATGGTGTTCTAACTGTGGATGCCCCATTGCCAGCCCTTACTGCCGGCGAGACACTGATTCCGATTGCGCACAAgtga
- the LOC6648999 gene encoding solute carrier family 25 member 40 isoform X1, which produces MSESAVERCKASAGSRTNTMTDPRFRIRPLQQVASACTGAMITACFMTPLDVIKTRLQTQQSLMLSQKCFLYCNGLMDHICPCGPNSGPAKPATHFSGTIDAFIKISRSEGIGSLWSGLSPTLISALPSTIIYFVAYEQFKARFADLHYKYLNQSSGSSSDISMLVPLTAGVAARVLAVTCVSPVEMIRTKMQSQKMSHAEMLSSVRQVVQSQGILGLWRGLPPTILRDVPFSGIYWTSYEYLKSSFNVVEPSFGFSFMAGAISGSVAATITTPFDVIKTHDQIEFGEKFIFSGRPRSIAISIASSSNTTDLGNTAVCLTVDNPQPPPRSTAITRSILDRLASIYRLGGIGGIFAGLGPRLFKVAPACAIMISTFEYGKSFFYHYNVDQHNELIKGQEGATPLLISSSISSTSYSESMDK; this is translated from the exons ATGTCGGAGTCAGCGGTGGAGAGATGCAAAGCCAGTGCCGGAAGTAGGACAAACACCATGACTGATCCTAGATTCCGCATTCGCCCACTGCAACAGGTTGCCTCGGCATGTACAGGAGCCATGATAACCGCCTGTTTCA TGACACCGTTGGATGTGATAAAGACGCGTCTACAGACTCAACAATCGCTTATGCTCTCACAGAAATGTTTCCTATATTGCAATGGTCTCATGGACCACATTTGTCCATGCGGACCGAATTCAGGTCCGGCTAAACCAGCAACGCACTTCTCCGGCACAATT GATGCATTCATTAAAATCAGTCGCAGTGAGGGTATTGGGTCTCTCTGGTCTGGCCTTAGTCCCACGTTGATATCCGCCCTCCCATCGaccattatatattttgtggcCTATGAACAGTTTAAGGCTCGCTTCGCCGACCTCCACTACAAGTATCTTAACCAGTCGTCGGGCTCAAGCTCAGACATATCTATGTTGGTCCCCCTTACGGCTGGAGTGGCAGCACGCGTACTGGCTGTGACATGTGTTAGTCCTGTCGAAATGATTCGCACCAAAATGCAATCACAGAAGATGAGCCATGCCGAAATGCTTAGCTCTGTACGACAGGTGGTTCAATCTCAGGGTATTCTAGGCCTGTGGCGTGGTTTGCCCCCCACCATTCTAAGAGATGTTCCCTTTTCGGGAATTTATTGGACATCATATGAGTACCTGAAGAGCAGCTTCAATGTTGTAGAGCCCTCGTTTGGTTTCAGTTTCATGGCCGGTGCTATTTCGGGATCG GTAGCTGCTACTATAACCACACCGTTTGATGTGATCAAGACACACGACCAAATCGAATTTGGTGAGAAATTCATATTCTCAGGTAGGCCACGATCCATTGCTATATCGATTGCTAGCAGTAGCAACACCACTGATCTCGGTAATACTGCGGTTTGTCTTACCGTAGATAATCCCCAACCGCCGCCCCGGTCAACAGCCATCACCAGATCTATTTTAGATCGCCTGGCAAGCATTTATCGACTTGGTGGCATCGGTGGCATATTCGCTGGGCTGGGGCCACGTCTATTTAAGGTGGCACCTGCCTGTGCCATTATGATTTCTACATTTGAGTATGGAAAATCATTTTTCTATCACTACAATGTTGACCAGCACAATGAATTGATTAAGGGTCAAGAAGGAGCGACACCACTTCtaatcagcagcagcatttcCAGCACATCCTATTCAGAATCCATGGACAAGTAG
- the LOC6648830 gene encoding uncharacterized protein LOC6648830, protein MSINWIKITERAREGIKIINALPYDTFTTVLWYTHRQMSPNAIAGGGAAAGGGVGAGGSSAGHSAGGFNGSGTVGTSVTTTEQASDDSDSHWSSSATNEPEYTLEELERLVGVPRNDFLLLIKTFSYILRRISTFIIKPSLLQRELREKLQLQDEAKIDAILRLWVRQTTPLMNNLASKRYESNVIEDVAWKLNVEISSHCQQREKTALAVLQMRTGASEDISIEMTQPELLHLYNQFEQMQAELDATLAMKSGPTSTEASMPSQ, encoded by the exons ATGAGTATCAACTGGATAAAAATAACAGAGAG GGCTCGGGAAGGCATTAAAATAATCAATGCATTGCCCTATGATACATTCACAACAGTCCTTTGGTACACTCACCGCCAGATGAGTCCCAATGCAATTGCCGGTGGAGGTGCTGCTGCCGGCGGTGGAGTTGGAGCAGGCGGCTCTTCTGCCGGACACTCTGCTGGCGGTTTCAACGGCTCCGGCACAGTGGGCACCAGTGTCACCACCACGGAACAGGCCAGCGATGACAGCGATAGCCATTGGAGTAGTAGTGCCACGAATGAACCGGAGTACACTTTGGAAGAGTTAGAGCGCTTGGTCGGTGTGCCGCGCAATGACTTTCTGTTGCTAATCAAAACATTCTCCTACATTTTGCGACGCATCTCCACGTTTATCATCAAGCCAAGTTTACTACAGCGTGAATTGCGTGAGAAGCTGCAATTGCAGGACGAGGCGAAAATCGATGCCATTTTGCGCCTCTGGGTACGCCAGACAACACCACTAATGAATAATTTGGCAAGTAAACGGTATGAATCAAATGTCATCGAGGATGTTGCCTGGAAGCTAAATGTGGAGATCTCATCACATTGCCAGCAGCGTGAGAAAACAGCCCTGGCCGTGCTCCAGATGAGGACCGGCGCAAGTGAAGACATCAGCATTGAGATGACTCAACCGGAACTGTTGCACCTGTACAATCAATTCGAGCAAATGCAAGCCGAGTTAGATGCAACGCTGGCAATGAAGAGTGGTCCAACCTCAACCGAAGCATCCATGCCCAGTCAATAG
- the LOC6648829 gene encoding peroxiredoxin 1 — protein MPQLQKPAPNFSGTAVVDGVFKDIKLSDYKGKYLIIFFYPLDFTFVCPTEIIAFSERAAEFRNINCEVIGCSTDSQFTHLAWINTPRKQGGLGSMDIPLLADKSMKVARDYGVLDEETGIPFRGLFIIDDKQNLRQITINDLPVGRSVDETLRLVQAFQYTDKYGEVCPANWKPGQKTMVADPTKSKEYFSTTS, from the coding sequence ATGCCTCAATTGCAGAAGCCCGCTCCCAACTTCTCCGGAACTGCTGTCGTCGATGGCGTGTTCAAGGATATCAAATTAAGCGATTATAAGGGCAAATATTTGatcattttcttttatccCTTGGATTTCACCTTTGTATGCCCCACGGAAATTATTGCCTTCTCGGAGCGTGCAGCTGAATTCCGTAACATCAATTGTGAAGTCATTGGCTGCTCCACAGACAGTCAATTCACTCACTTGGCTTGGATTAATACACCCCGTAAACAGGGTGGTCTTGGCAGCATGGACATCCCACTGTTGGCTGATAAGTCAATGAAGGTTGCTCGTGATTATGGTGTTTTGGATGAGGAGACTGGCATCCCATTCCGTGGTCTCTTCATTATCGATGATAAGCAAAATTTGCGCCAAATAACCATCAATGATTTGCCTGTGGGACGCAGCGTTGATGAGACTTTGCGATTGGTTCAGGCCTTCCAGTATACCGATAAATATGGCGAAGTTTGCCCAGCCAACTGGAAGCCTGGACAAAAGACTATGGTGGCCGATCCCACCAAGTCCAAGGAATATTTCTCAACCACTTCTTAA
- the LOC6649001 gene encoding heat shock protein beta-1 isoform X2, producing the protein MAEANKRNIPIKMGDFSVIDTEFSSIRERFDSEMRKMEEEMAKFRHELMNREANFFESTSSTTNSALPSRVPSKQQNYVSDISSPLIQDEGDNKVLKLRFDVSQYAPEEIVVKTVDQKLLVHAKHEEKSDTKSVYREYNREFLLPKGVNPESIRSSLSKDGVLTVDAPLPALTAGETLIPIAHK; encoded by the exons atggccGAAGCTAATAAGAGAAATATTCCCATCAAAATGGGTGACTTCAGCGTTATCGACACGGAATTCAGCAGCATACGCGAACGTTTCGATTCCGAGATGCGTAAAATGGAGGAGGAGATGGCCAAGTTCCGTCACGAATTGATGAATCGTGAGGCCAATTTCTTTGAATCAACCAG CTCAACAACAAACTCGGCGCTGCCATCACGAGTCCCATCCAAGCAACAGAACTATGTTTCCGATATTAGTTCACCCTTAATACAGGATGAGGGCGATAATAAAGTATTGAAATTGCGTTTCGATGTTAGTCAATATGCCCCAGAGGAAATTGTTGTCAAGACGGTCGATCAGAAACTTTTG GTGCATGCCAAGCATGAGGAGAAATCGGACACAAAGAGTGTATATAGGGAATATAATCGTGAATTTTTACTGCCCAAGGGTGTTAATCCCGAGTCGATCAGATCGTCCCTAAGCAAGGATGGTGTTCTAACTGTGGATGCCCCATTGCCAGCCCTTACTGCCGGCGAGACACTGATTCCGATTGCGCACAAgtga